One genomic region from Sphingobacterium sp. UGAL515B_05 encodes:
- a CDS encoding polyprenyl synthetase family protein: MSKLREIQRPIAHELEAFEKKFKASMKSSVPLLDRITQYLIKRKGKQMRPMFVFFSAGICNGINESTYRGAALVELLHTASLVHDDVVDNSYERRGFFSINALWKNKIAVLVGDFLLSRGLLLSVKHQDYHLLKIVSEAVDQMSEGELLQIEKARKLDIEESIYFEVIRKKTASLIASCCACGSASSNADQETIDKLHQFGEKIGIAFQIKDDLFDFGLDDVGKPLGNDIKEKKMTLPLIYALNQVTSSEKRRIINLIKNHNEDAQKVAEVIAFVRQSGGLEYATNKMLEYQQDAFRILEDFPDSEYKAGLEQLVKYTTERKK, translated from the coding sequence ATGTCAAAATTAAGAGAGATCCAACGCCCTATTGCCCACGAACTTGAGGCTTTTGAAAAAAAATTCAAAGCTTCCATGAAAAGCTCCGTCCCCTTGTTGGATCGTATTACACAATACCTGATCAAACGTAAAGGCAAACAAATGCGGCCTATGTTTGTGTTCTTTTCTGCTGGTATATGCAACGGAATTAATGAGTCTACTTACCGAGGAGCTGCTCTCGTAGAATTGTTGCATACCGCCTCACTCGTACATGATGATGTGGTGGACAATTCCTATGAACGCAGAGGTTTTTTCTCCATCAATGCATTATGGAAAAATAAAATCGCTGTTTTGGTGGGTGATTTTCTCCTGTCTAGAGGCCTGCTTCTTTCCGTAAAACATCAGGATTATCACTTGTTAAAAATTGTATCTGAAGCTGTGGATCAGATGAGCGAAGGTGAATTGCTCCAAATCGAGAAGGCCCGTAAACTGGATATCGAAGAGTCTATTTATTTTGAAGTCATTCGAAAGAAAACAGCGTCGCTGATTGCCTCCTGCTGTGCCTGTGGATCGGCTTCTTCCAATGCAGATCAGGAAACTATAGATAAGCTTCATCAATTTGGTGAAAAAATCGGAATAGCATTTCAAATCAAGGACGATTTATTCGACTTTGGGTTAGATGATGTTGGCAAACCGCTCGGCAATGACATCAAAGAGAAGAAAATGACCTTACCGCTCATCTATGCCTTGAATCAAGTGACTTCAAGTGAAAAGCGTAGGATCATTAATTTGATTAAAAACCATAATGAGGATGCACAAAAAGTGGCTGAAGTCATTGCCTTTGTCCGCCAGAGCGGAGGGCTCGAATACGCTACAAATAAGATGCTGGAATACCAACAAGACGCTTTCCGGATTTTGGAAGACTTTCCCGACAGCGAATACAAAGCGGGGTTGGAGCAGCTGGTAAAATATACAACAGAAAGAAAAAAATAA
- a CDS encoding DUF3109 family protein — protein MIEVGNVLVHEDLINNDFVCNLSKCKGICCIEGDSGAPLLESEKAILEEIYPKVRPYMTEKGIEAIEEQGKYVVDVDGDLTTTCVDGNKECAYVTWENGITKCAIEKAYELGEVHWRKPVSCHLYPIRTTHYPEFDVLHYDRWHICKDACAFGKELQVPVFKFLKDPLIRTYGEEWYKNLEKAVEEL, from the coding sequence ATGATTGAAGTAGGAAATGTATTGGTGCACGAAGATCTCATCAACAATGACTTTGTGTGTAACTTATCAAAGTGTAAAGGAATCTGTTGTATTGAAGGCGACTCGGGCGCTCCTCTGCTAGAGAGTGAAAAGGCTATATTGGAGGAGATTTACCCCAAAGTAAGGCCCTATATGACCGAGAAAGGTATTGAAGCGATTGAAGAGCAAGGGAAGTATGTTGTCGATGTGGATGGCGATCTTACGACCACCTGTGTCGATGGGAATAAAGAATGTGCCTATGTGACCTGGGAAAATGGCATCACAAAATGCGCTATCGAAAAGGCGTACGAACTTGGCGAGGTCCATTGGCGCAAACCCGTTTCGTGCCACCTCTATCCTATCAGGACAACACATTATCCCGAATTCGACGTACTTCACTATGACCGTTGGCATATCTGTAAAGATGCCTGCGCATTTGGCAAAGAATTACAGGTCCCTGTATTCAAATTTTTAAAGGATCCGCTCATCCGCACCTATGGTGAAGAATGGTACAAAAATCTTGAGAAAGCAGTCGAAGAGTTGTAA
- the ccsA gene encoding cytochrome c biogenesis protein, producing the protein MRKKWWKILAVMIICAVIINGLLGPVPRLFILHESIRNVYFHVPMWSAMFVMYLVSVIYSIKYLNTGKQEYDLMAIEAVNTGITFCFLGLATGMLWANITWGEPWPNDPKLNGSAIATLMYLAYLVLRNALEEEQKRAKISAVYNIFAFPIIIVLLYILPKMTDSLHPGSGGNAAFGDLKMSSELRPTFYAAMIGWPMIAAWICSLRYRVRLLEKKDLNA; encoded by the coding sequence ATGAGAAAAAAATGGTGGAAAATATTAGCGGTGATGATTATCTGTGCGGTCATTATCAATGGTCTTTTAGGACCTGTTCCCCGCCTATTCATCCTTCACGAAAGCATTCGAAATGTTTATTTTCATGTCCCAATGTGGTCTGCCATGTTCGTTATGTACTTGGTCTCTGTTATTTATAGTATTAAATACCTCAATACAGGCAAACAGGAGTATGATTTAATGGCCATTGAAGCTGTCAATACCGGAATAACATTTTGTTTTCTTGGACTTGCGACAGGTATGCTTTGGGCAAACATCACCTGGGGAGAACCTTGGCCAAATGATCCGAAGCTTAATGGCTCTGCAATAGCAACACTCATGTACCTGGCCTATTTGGTGCTCCGTAATGCGCTGGAAGAAGAGCAAAAAAGAGCCAAAATATCGGCTGTGTACAATATCTTTGCATTTCCAATTATCATCGTATTACTTTATATTCTACCGAAGATGACGGACTCTCTTCACCCTGGAAGTGGAGGAAACGCCGCCTTTGGCGATTTAAAAATGAGCAGCGAGCTGCGTCCTACATTTTATGCAGCGATGATTGGCTGGCCAATGATTGCAGCTTGGATCTGTTCACTTCGCTACAGGGTACGGTTGCTCGAAAAGAAAGATTTAAACGCATAG
- a CDS encoding DUF6427 family protein, whose amino-acid sequence MIISQFRNYSPINILFLSIVGFVLCLGIFLHLPDKLDSVIFEPALGNLLGENNLINLSPSTNVFITLILTIFQATILNRITSHFNLLGKPSFLVALMYMTLASLFLPFLVLSPTLICNFISIWMLSKLLSLYRQTDVKAEMFDLGMIVGIGSLIYFPFLSMFFLLWIGLLIFRPFNWREWITPLLGLATVYFILAVIYLWMGKMEQFYTIWLPFTYKFPTAIRIQLVDYLVLVPVIFTLILFLLVLKDNFFKSVVHIRKSFQLLFFMLCLAIISFYWNKKLTEAHFLLCAPSIAIYMAYYFTYAKKKWFFEVVYGIITLTIIYFQFF is encoded by the coding sequence ATGATTATAAGTCAGTTTAGAAATTATTCACCCATCAATATTTTATTTCTATCCATCGTGGGTTTTGTTTTATGTTTAGGCATATTTCTTCACCTTCCGGACAAACTTGATTCTGTAATCTTTGAACCCGCATTGGGAAATTTATTGGGCGAAAATAACTTAATCAACCTCTCTCCCTCGACCAATGTTTTTATCACACTGATCTTAACGATCTTTCAGGCAACAATACTCAATCGCATCACAAGCCATTTTAACCTACTTGGGAAACCCAGTTTTTTGGTTGCTTTGATGTACATGACGTTGGCCAGCTTATTCTTACCATTTCTGGTTCTCTCCCCAACGCTGATCTGTAATTTCATTTCGATATGGATGCTGAGCAAGTTGCTTTCTCTCTATCGGCAGACAGATGTTAAAGCCGAAATGTTTGATCTCGGCATGATTGTCGGTATAGGAAGCCTGATCTACTTCCCATTTCTGAGTATGTTCTTCTTATTGTGGATAGGCCTGCTCATTTTTAGACCATTCAATTGGCGTGAATGGATCACACCATTGCTTGGACTGGCAACAGTGTACTTCATCTTGGCAGTTATCTATCTTTGGATGGGAAAAATGGAACAATTCTATACCATCTGGCTGCCGTTTACCTACAAATTTCCCACAGCTATTCGTATCCAATTAGTCGATTATCTGGTACTTGTCCCGGTAATCTTTACTTTGATACTTTTCCTACTGGTATTAAAAGACAACTTTTTCAAGAGTGTTGTGCATATCCGCAAGTCCTTTCAATTGTTGTTTTTTATGTTATGCTTGGCGATAATCTCTTTTTATTGGAATAAAAAACTGACTGAGGCTCATTTTTTACTTTGTGCCCCTTCGATCGCCATCTATATGGCTTACTATTTCACTTACGCCAAAAAGAAATGGTTTTTTGAGGTCGTGTACGGCATTATAACACTCACCATCATCTACTTCCAGTTTTTCTAA
- a CDS encoding DUF3108 domain-containing protein: MKLISTLLIYLSVIVSTAFAQDLPHLKESAFKGGEKLKYKLRYGFISAATGTLTVEDTKDGAGNPSFHLYAAGKTAGAFAIYTVRNEYNSYINSKTFLPYYYTENIREGGYRRNDKVRFNQETNTVVGNKGTFNSKVDQTFDLLSSYYFARNLDLSTVKPGESFKLTYFLNDEIATLGIQYIGIEKIKTELGTLECLKFSPEIKPGRIFKKNSKLYLWVTNDGNRIPVKANVDILIGSVTLELLEASGLKYKLGQKASYSK; the protein is encoded by the coding sequence ATGAAACTTATATCGACTTTGCTCATTTACTTATCCGTTATAGTAAGTACTGCTTTTGCTCAAGATTTACCGCATTTAAAAGAATCAGCGTTTAAAGGTGGCGAGAAATTAAAATATAAACTCCGTTATGGCTTTATTTCAGCCGCTACGGGGACATTAACCGTTGAGGATACCAAGGACGGAGCTGGAAACCCTTCCTTTCATCTATACGCTGCCGGCAAAACAGCTGGCGCCTTTGCAATATATACCGTACGAAATGAGTACAATTCGTATATCAATAGCAAGACATTTTTACCGTATTACTATACAGAGAACATTCGCGAAGGCGGGTATAGACGGAATGACAAAGTCCGCTTCAACCAAGAGACAAATACTGTTGTGGGTAATAAAGGAACTTTTAATTCGAAGGTAGATCAAACTTTTGATTTGCTTTCCTCCTATTATTTCGCCCGCAATCTGGATCTATCTACGGTAAAACCAGGTGAATCTTTTAAGCTGACTTATTTTTTGAATGATGAGATTGCCACCTTGGGCATACAATATATTGGTATAGAAAAAATAAAAACAGAATTAGGCACTTTAGAATGTCTCAAATTCAGTCCTGAGATTAAACCGGGACGTATCTTTAAAAAAAATAGCAAGCTTTATCTGTGGGTAACCAATGATGGCAACCGTATCCCGGTCAAAGCCAATGTAGATATTCTCATCGGCTCGGTCACATTGGAACTACTCGAAGCCAGTGGATTAAAATACAAATTGGGACAAAAAGCAAGCTACTCAAAATAA
- the lptC gene encoding LPS export ABC transporter periplasmic protein LptC → MARKTFASSIIQNISPLVTLFLLGALSLTSCEPDLKEVDRIANMKKEEAVDISRHVDIIYSDSTRVKANLTAPEMRIKHDSTEVYEFPKSIKIIFYDDNLKETQRITSDHAIRREKEKTTTFTKNVVVTMADGSIIKTEEIIYDESKVDSNSNMTFYNHVPITAFFRDNRGNLQGSSFTSDKDFKHVNIANATGYTVITNNNLFPSLGK, encoded by the coding sequence ATGGCACGCAAAACATTTGCTTCATCCATAATCCAAAATATATCGCCCCTAGTAACATTATTTTTACTAGGGGCGCTCTCATTGACATCCTGCGAACCTGACCTCAAAGAGGTAGACCGCATCGCCAATATGAAAAAAGAAGAGGCCGTCGATATTTCACGTCATGTCGATATTATCTATAGCGATTCCACACGTGTAAAAGCAAATCTTACAGCGCCTGAAATGCGCATCAAACACGATAGCACTGAAGTATACGAATTTCCAAAAAGCATAAAAATCATCTTTTACGATGACAACTTAAAGGAAACTCAGCGAATTACCTCCGACCATGCCATTCGCAGAGAAAAAGAAAAAACGACCACCTTCACAAAAAACGTTGTAGTTACCATGGCTGATGGCTCTATCATTAAAACAGAAGAGATCATTTATGATGAAAGTAAAGTGGACAGCAACAGTAACATGACCTTTTACAATCATGTTCCGATTACGGCCTTCTTCCGGGATAATCGGGGAAACTTACAGGGCTCATCATTTACTTCAGACAAAGATTTTAAACATGTCAATATCGCTAATGCGACAGGCTATACGGTAATCACGAACAACAATCTCTTCCCTTCGTTAGGGAAATAG
- a CDS encoding DUF2480 family protein has protein sequence MDIQTNIVNKVAQSGLVTVDLADYHPKADNVVYDIKDNLFHGLILKEKDFREFIKTNDWSQYTGKHVAITCSADAIVPTWAYMLLANKLEPYAATVIFGDADELLRIQYAAAIEQIDMEQFRDQRVVVKGCGDTFIPASTFVQFTVKLSKVAKSIMYGEPCSTVPVFKRAQPK, from the coding sequence ATGGATATTCAAACAAATATTGTCAACAAAGTTGCGCAAAGTGGGTTAGTCACTGTTGACTTGGCCGACTACCACCCTAAAGCAGACAATGTAGTATATGATATTAAGGATAATCTCTTCCATGGCCTGATTCTTAAAGAAAAGGATTTTCGCGAATTCATTAAGACGAACGATTGGTCGCAATATACGGGTAAACATGTCGCAATTACTTGTTCTGCTGATGCTATTGTGCCGACCTGGGCTTACATGTTATTGGCAAACAAATTGGAGCCCTATGCGGCAACTGTTATCTTTGGAGACGCGGATGAGCTATTACGCATTCAATATGCTGCGGCAATTGAACAGATTGACATGGAACAATTTCGGGATCAACGTGTCGTTGTGAAAGGTTGTGGCGATACTTTTATTCCAGCGTCTACATTTGTACAGTTTACGGTAAAACTAAGTAAAGTAGCAAAAAGTATAATGTATGGCGAACCTTGTTCTACAGTTCCTGTATTTAAGCGAGCGCAGCCGAAATAA
- a CDS encoding SurA N-terminal domain-containing protein yields the protein MGLMGFLRNKAGVILTAAMAIAILAFLLGDVVRGGAPFWARHQNRVGEVNGTEIEYPAFSKQVEQTEEMFKQQMGGAVTPQMRTYAVQQVWNQFLSREILKKEIEKIGLTVGKDELNDLVQGNNPSPQIVQAFTNPQTGQFDPSQLRAFITQMNSSGNQQVAQQWEALLEGVRDERLSSKYGELLSNSVYVTSLEANEEYQERNKLANFKYILLDYASVKDADAKLTDADYQEYYNDHKSMFKTQEETRAIQYVMVDAKPLAKDSLAVKETINKLKQDLIVAKDDSLFASINSDNKYPFTYLKKGQLSPSLDSVVFNVAAGTTVGPFLNNNAYEIAKVVSTIISPDSVKASHILLDPAAEGGVDKALAKADSIKGLIQKGDNFAALAVQFSKDPESKTNGGELGTLTRGRMAPDLEKAIFEGKTGDIKVVKSQYGVHVIKIEKQTGSSKYAKVAIIDKVINSGKETLNNAHSKATAFLSAATAQNFAQEAKKLGLEAKTASRVTAMDNVLDGAEAPRDLIKWAFEAKKGEISDKVFETETSYILASLVDIQPKGTLSLDAVKKDIEPAVRNMVKAKILKDKFDKALAGTSSIDQVAQKVGKAAIHVENVVFANPVIPGVALENKVVGTVFGLQPNKPSKAIEGNTGVYVVQVNGFTNPAAISDINGQKKQMLAAKAQRAWGSIFRALQDKAEIIDNRVKFF from the coding sequence ATGGGATTAATGGGCTTTTTGCGTAACAAAGCTGGTGTCATCTTGACCGCAGCTATGGCTATCGCAATTTTAGCATTTTTACTAGGCGATGTCGTTCGAGGGGGGGCTCCTTTTTGGGCGAGACATCAAAATCGTGTAGGGGAAGTCAACGGAACTGAAATTGAATATCCTGCGTTCAGTAAGCAAGTTGAACAAACAGAAGAAATGTTCAAACAACAAATGGGTGGCGCAGTTACCCCTCAAATGCGGACATACGCTGTTCAACAAGTATGGAATCAATTTTTGTCAAGAGAGATCTTGAAAAAGGAAATTGAAAAAATCGGTTTGACTGTCGGTAAAGACGAATTAAATGATTTAGTACAAGGCAACAACCCTTCGCCTCAAATCGTTCAAGCGTTTACCAACCCACAAACAGGACAATTTGACCCGAGTCAACTGCGTGCTTTTATCACCCAAATGAACTCATCAGGTAACCAACAAGTGGCTCAGCAATGGGAAGCACTACTTGAAGGCGTTAGAGATGAGCGTTTAAGCAGCAAATATGGAGAATTGCTATCCAATAGTGTATATGTTACTTCTTTGGAAGCAAACGAAGAATATCAGGAGCGTAATAAACTGGCAAACTTCAAATACATTCTTTTAGATTACGCTTCTGTTAAAGATGCTGATGCTAAATTGACTGATGCAGATTACCAAGAATATTATAATGATCATAAAAGTATGTTCAAAACACAAGAGGAAACACGTGCGATTCAATACGTAATGGTGGATGCAAAACCTCTTGCTAAAGATTCATTGGCCGTAAAAGAGACCATCAACAAGTTGAAACAAGATTTAATCGTTGCGAAAGACGACTCTTTATTTGCTTCAATCAATTCAGATAACAAATATCCATTTACTTATTTGAAAAAAGGTCAGTTGAGCCCTTCTCTGGATTCAGTTGTATTCAATGTTGCCGCCGGAACAACGGTTGGACCTTTTTTAAACAACAATGCGTATGAAATTGCAAAAGTTGTTTCTACGATTATCAGCCCTGATTCTGTAAAAGCATCACATATCCTATTGGATCCTGCTGCCGAGGGCGGCGTTGATAAAGCATTGGCAAAAGCTGACTCGATTAAAGGATTGATTCAAAAAGGAGACAATTTTGCAGCGCTTGCAGTTCAGTTTAGCAAAGATCCAGAGAGCAAAACCAATGGTGGAGAGCTTGGTACTTTAACAAGAGGCCGTATGGCTCCAGATCTTGAGAAAGCCATTTTCGAAGGTAAAACAGGTGATATCAAAGTTGTGAAATCACAATATGGCGTCCATGTCATTAAAATTGAGAAACAAACAGGAAGTTCAAAATATGCTAAAGTTGCCATCATTGATAAAGTGATCAACAGTGGAAAAGAAACGTTGAACAATGCGCATAGCAAAGCAACAGCATTCTTATCTGCAGCTACAGCACAGAACTTTGCTCAGGAAGCGAAAAAGCTTGGTCTAGAAGCAAAAACAGCCTCACGCGTAACAGCGATGGACAATGTACTAGATGGTGCCGAAGCTCCACGTGATTTAATTAAATGGGCTTTCGAGGCTAAAAAAGGTGAAATTTCAGATAAAGTATTTGAGACTGAAACCTCTTATATCTTAGCAAGCTTGGTCGACATACAGCCTAAAGGAACCCTTTCCTTGGATGCTGTTAAGAAAGATATTGAACCTGCCGTAAGAAATATGGTTAAAGCTAAAATCTTGAAAGATAAATTTGACAAAGCTTTAGCAGGTACATCTTCTATTGATCAAGTTGCACAAAAAGTTGGTAAAGCAGCTATTCACGTTGAAAATGTTGTCTTCGCAAATCCAGTTATCCCTGGTGTTGCATTAGAAAACAAGGTAGTTGGTACTGTTTTTGGACTACAGCCAAACAAACCTTCCAAAGCGATTGAAGGTAATACAGGTGTATATGTTGTACAAGTGAATGGTTTTACCAATCCTGCCGCTATTTCGGATATCAACGGACAAAAGAAACAAATGCTTGCAGCTAAAGCACAACGCGCTTGGGGATCTATTTTCCGCGCATTGCAAGACAAAGCTGAAATCATTGACAATAGAGTGAAATTCTTTTAA
- a CDS encoding heme exporter protein CcmB — translation MTLLQQVKTLILKDIILEWRSKYAINGILLYVVSTVFVCYQAFKSVDTATWNALFWIIMLFASINAINKSFVQENPNRQLYYYSLVDPRAIILAKVIYNMMMMTLLAIIAYFVYSTIFRNPVGDPTLYFISVILGSISFATVFTMISGISSKAGNNSTLMAILSFPAIIPLLIVLIKLSRNAIEGLERASSSKEIIVLLAINVITITISLLLFPYLWRD, via the coding sequence ATGACTTTGCTGCAACAGGTAAAAACTTTAATTCTTAAAGACATCATTCTGGAATGGCGTTCAAAATATGCTATTAACGGAATTCTACTATATGTCGTATCAACTGTTTTCGTTTGCTACCAAGCATTCAAATCAGTTGATACGGCTACTTGGAATGCATTATTCTGGATCATTATGCTCTTTGCTTCCATCAATGCAATCAACAAAAGCTTCGTCCAAGAAAACCCAAACCGACAACTTTACTATTATTCACTGGTCGATCCCAGAGCGATCATTTTAGCGAAAGTCATTTACAATATGATGATGATGACCCTGCTGGCCATCATTGCCTATTTTGTCTATTCGACGATATTCAGAAACCCTGTCGGTGATCCGACCCTTTACTTCATTTCGGTCATTTTGGGCAGCATTAGTTTTGCTACCGTTTTTACCATGATCTCCGGGATCAGTTCCAAAGCAGGCAACAACAGTACCTTAATGGCCATCTTGAGTTTCCCCGCCATCATCCCGCTATTAATCGTATTAATCAAACTTTCCCGCAATGCAATAGAAGGCCTGGAAAGGGCTTCCAGCAGCAAAGAAATAATCGTATTACTTGCAATTAATGTAATCACCATCACTATTTCTTTGTTGTTATTTCCGTACCTTTGGCGAGATTAA
- a CDS encoding TerC family protein: MSHELMFFGGFLIFIALMLAIDLGLFSKGDKPVSLKMASIMSAIWVLFSLGFYWLLRHYGFELHNIHDLDHLQEIITKHHHDIKIIPGDLAASLELYNKNLGLEYLTGYVVEYALSVDNIFVMVLLFTSFGIPERYYHKVLVWGILGAIIMRFLFIFLGATLIAKFGWILYVFGAFLVFTGVKMFINRNQEEEVDPQNHPVVKFASRYFKVTPKLDGGHFFHVENGVKYMTPLFLVLLVIEFTDLIFAVDSIPAIFSVTKDAYVVFFSNIFAILGLRSMFFLLVNIIHKFQYLKVGLAFLLVFIGLKMLLHHWLAEVGFTTTHSLIVIVSILALSIVASLLFPKKATPAD; this comes from the coding sequence ATGAGTCACGAATTAATGTTTTTTGGCGGATTCCTCATCTTTATAGCACTTATGCTAGCAATAGATCTAGGCTTATTCTCCAAAGGCGACAAGCCTGTTAGCCTAAAGATGGCTAGCATCATGAGCGCCATCTGGGTCTTATTCTCATTAGGTTTCTATTGGCTTCTTCGTCACTATGGATTTGAACTACACAACATCCATGACTTAGACCACCTTCAGGAAATCATTACCAAACACCACCACGATATTAAAATTATTCCGGGTGATTTAGCGGCGAGTCTCGAGCTCTACAACAAAAATCTTGGTCTGGAATATCTCACCGGTTACGTTGTAGAATATGCCCTATCCGTAGATAATATCTTTGTGATGGTATTATTATTTACTTCGTTTGGTATTCCGGAGCGCTATTACCATAAAGTTTTGGTATGGGGAATTTTGGGCGCCATCATTATGCGTTTCTTATTTATTTTCCTTGGCGCTACCCTTATTGCTAAATTCGGCTGGATTCTATATGTTTTTGGTGCTTTTTTGGTCTTTACAGGTGTAAAAATGTTTATCAACCGTAACCAGGAAGAAGAAGTAGATCCACAGAACCACCCAGTTGTTAAATTCGCGTCCCGATATTTTAAGGTAACACCAAAATTAGATGGCGGGCACTTCTTCCATGTCGAGAATGGCGTGAAATATATGACGCCACTATTTCTTGTATTACTGGTCATAGAATTTACGGATTTGATTTTTGCAGTGGATTCCATCCCTGCAATTTTCTCGGTTACCAAAGATGCCTATGTTGTATTTTTCTCCAATATTTTTGCCATACTGGGATTGCGGTCTATGTTCTTCCTTTTGGTCAATATTATCCACAAATTCCAATATCTCAAAGTAGGTTTAGCCTTTTTGCTGGTCTTCATTGGTCTAAAGATGCTGCTGCATCACTGGTTGGCCGAAGTAGGTTTTACAACAACACATTCGTTGATCGTCATTGTCAGCATACTTGCATTGAGTATCGTTGCTTCGCTGCTTTTTCCAAAAAAGGCTACACCTGCTGATTAA
- a CDS encoding CcmD family protein: MKKITLSIALLLLSTLSTFAQDDVEMATGLRSEGKIYVVVLVMLVIFLGLAFFLFLLDRRISKLEKKNK; this comes from the coding sequence ATGAAAAAAATAACATTGTCAATCGCCTTACTACTCTTATCCACTTTGAGCACATTTGCACAAGATGATGTCGAGATGGCGACTGGATTGCGTAGCGAAGGTAAAATCTACGTTGTTGTATTGGTCATGTTGGTCATTTTTCTAGGTTTGGCTTTCTTCCTTTTTTTGCTCGATCGCCGTATCAGCAAATTGGAAAAAAAGAATAAATAG
- a CDS encoding ABC transporter ATP-binding protein, whose protein sequence is MIAVIWYGAALVSIHEMTVGDLTTYILYSMFVAGSMGSFPELYANIQRSLGASERILEILDEPQENLNVKPTCKEVHKTMTGKLSFNHVSFAYPSRPDIEILKDINFTANAGDKIAIVGPSGTGKSTIASLILQFYTAKKGEVCYDDRPASDFELCDIRNQVAIVPQDVLLFGGTIRENIAYGKLEATEDEIIAAARRANAHQFILNFPEGYDTIVGERGVKLSGGQRQRIAIARALLKDPAILILDEATSSLDSESERQVQEALEELMRGRTSIIIAHRLSTIVDADKIIVVENGIVSESGTHFELLQKESGLYQHLYNLQSKQQKIDM, encoded by the coding sequence GTGATCGCAGTTATCTGGTATGGAGCAGCATTAGTTTCTATCCATGAAATGACAGTAGGCGACCTAACGACCTATATTCTATATTCGATGTTTGTTGCCGGTTCTATGGGCAGTTTTCCTGAGTTATATGCCAATATCCAACGCTCTTTGGGAGCGAGTGAACGGATTCTGGAAATTTTGGATGAGCCACAAGAAAACCTTAATGTAAAGCCGACTTGCAAGGAAGTCCACAAGACCATGACCGGTAAATTAAGCTTCAATCATGTTTCCTTTGCCTACCCAAGCCGTCCCGATATTGAAATCCTCAAAGACATCAACTTTACAGCCAATGCGGGTGATAAAATCGCCATAGTTGGCCCAAGTGGAACCGGAAAATCAACAATAGCTTCACTGATTCTGCAATTCTACACAGCAAAAAAAGGGGAAGTATGTTACGACGACAGACCGGCATCCGATTTTGAGCTTTGTGATATCCGCAATCAGGTCGCTATCGTACCACAAGATGTTTTGTTATTTGGCGGGACAATACGTGAAAATATAGCTTATGGCAAGCTCGAGGCTACAGAAGATGAAATTATAGCAGCTGCGAGACGTGCCAACGCACATCAGTTTATTTTAAATTTCCCTGAAGGCTATGACACCATTGTTGGTGAACGTGGCGTTAAACTCTCCGGTGGTCAACGCCAGCGCATTGCCATTGCCCGTGCGCTTTTAAAAGATCCTGCAATTCTTATCCTGGATGAAGCCACCTCTTCCTTAGACTCAGAGTCAGAAAGACAGGTACAGGAGGCATTGGAGGAATTAATGCGTGGACGCACCTCGATCATTATTGCGCACCGACTATCGACCATTGTTGATGCCGATAAAATTATCGTTGTCGAAAATGGAATCGTATCTGAAAGCGGCACTCACTTTGAACTGCTCCAAAAAGAAAGCGGTCTCTATCAGCATCTGTATAATCTGCAGTCAAAACAGCAGAAAATTGATATGTAA